In Ptychodera flava strain L36383 chromosome 21, AS_Pfla_20210202, whole genome shotgun sequence, a genomic segment contains:
- the LOC139121674 gene encoding glutamic acid-rich protein-like, giving the protein MSDDEQCVQCSKSFQSPLHMTCNHKVCNECAEDIHKKNEDAHAEEFHCPGCNKGVIHQAKKKGNKKESNQTEDRRIEYVQKKGEIIKNLEELQRENDKLDDFVKKLNVIGEKTKVNASQLRNEIVKECDALVLIIERRKRVMLSKVDKAQQEKLRTLETQMRTCKQSQSKGHAVVVRTNRDLERMPQVTLITKADSINTSITDARESHPELTPKVDDKIRYKLDFQATKDQLEQLDLEEVEDDEEEGKEGGDKGKEGEEGEEKDKEKEEEEGEKKDGENEDKGDWTKLQEEKAE; this is encoded by the exons atgtcgGACGACGAACAGTGCGTGCAATGCTCAAAGTCATTCCAGAGTCCGTTGCACATGACATGCAATCACAAAGTGTGCAACGAATGCGCCGAAGATATTCACAAGAAGAATGAAGATGCCCACGCCGAGGAATTCCACTGCCCCGGCTGCAACAAGGGCGTTATCCATCAAGCCAAGAAGAAAGGTAATAAAAAGGAAAGCAACCAGACAGAAGATAGACGCATAGAATACGTCCAGAAGAAG GGTGAAATCATCAAGAATTTAGAAGAACTGCAACGAGAAAATGATAAACTTGATGACTTCGTGAAGAAACTCAACGTCATTGGCGAGAAAACTAAG GTCAACGCGTCACAGCTGAGAAATGAGATCGTGAAAGAATGTGATGCGCTGGTTCTTATCATCGAGAGACGCAAGCGCGTGATGTTAAGCAAAGTGGACAAGGCACAGCAGGAGAAACTACGCACGCTGGAGACACAGATGCGTACCTGTAAACAATCACAGAGCAAAGGTCATGCAGTGGTCGTCAGAACCAACAGAGATCTAGAGAGGATGCCGCAGGTAACTCTCATAACG AAAGCGGATTCTATCAACACAAG CATCACCGACGCCCGTGAGTCTCATCCCGAGCTGACTCCGAAAGTAGACGACAAGATCCGATACAAGCTCGACTTCCAGGCCACCAAGGACCAGCTTGAACAGTTGGATCTTGAAGAAGTTGAAGATGACGAAGAAGAAGGGAAGGAGGGTGGAGACAAGGGCAAGGAAGGGGAAGAAGGGGAAGAAAAAGACAAGGaaaaagaagaggaagaaggCGAAAAGAAAGATGGGGAGAATGAGGATAAAGGAGACTGGACGAAACTTCAAGAAGAAAAGGCGGAATAG